A window of Pontibacillus halophilus JSM 076056 = DSM 19796 contains these coding sequences:
- the comGD gene encoding competence type IV pilus minor pilin ComGD, whose amino-acid sequence MKRSERGFTFVEMSVVLFILITTLSLTVHIGLQLLDKQRLNLFIQQLEDDLLAVQQQSIAESHYHRIYFSKDAYAVYQGTKKLYEREIPSSTSIRFLTLTNPIHYNESGTIQKPGTMKISNHGKEHTLVFPFGSSRFYVKP is encoded by the coding sequence ATGAAACGTTCTGAACGGGGATTTACTTTCGTGGAAATGTCAGTTGTTTTGTTCATCCTTATTACAACCTTGTCACTTACGGTTCATATTGGCTTACAGTTACTTGATAAACAACGCCTCAACTTATTTATCCAACAACTTGAAGATGATTTATTAGCCGTTCAGCAGCAATCAATTGCTGAATCCCATTACCATCGCATTTACTTTTCAAAGGATGCTTATGCTGTCTACCAAGGGACTAAGAAACTTTATGAGCGTGAAATCCCGTCTTCTACTTCTATTCGGTTTCTAACGCTTACAAACCCAATCCATTACAACGAATCTGGCACGATTCAAAAGCCGGGTACGATGAAGATTTCTAATCATGGAAAGGAGCATACACTTGTATTTCCGTTCGGCTCATCCCGATTTTACGTCAAACCGTGA
- the comGC gene encoding competence type IV pilus major pilin ComGC produces MKKNGFTLIEMLIVLMIISTLLLITIPSITSNNKSVEGQSCKAMIKLTEAQVQAYKMEHDGTLPTLSNLVEGDYIEQDTCPGGEQLVIGADGTVKASQSPTS; encoded by the coding sequence ATGAAGAAAAATGGATTCACTTTAATCGAGATGCTTATCGTTCTAATGATCATCTCCACCCTGCTCTTAATCACCATTCCGAGTATTACATCAAATAATAAATCAGTTGAAGGTCAGAGTTGTAAGGCGATGATCAAGCTTACAGAAGCACAAGTTCAAGCATATAAGATGGAGCATGATGGAACATTGCCTACCTTATCAAATTTAGTGGAAGGCGATTACATTGAACAAGATACTTGTCCTGGAGGAGAACAACTAGTCATTGGGGCTGACGGTACGGTAAAGGCTAGTCAGTCACCCACCTCTTGA